TCCTGCGCTGGTACTCATAGTACATCGATGCAGTCGAGATGAGCCTGAAAAAATTCGTCTCTGCGAGATCTGTACGTACATACCTGTAGTTGAGTCCTCTAGTCCACCACAAAATTGACCAGAGACCCAATCTTCTCTCTCTGACCGTAGTGTAGGGTACGTGTCTAGTACCAGTAGGCCGGCGCAGAAAAATGATGGAAACTACAGGGAGAGAGGTGGTGGTGGATGTGTGGAGGGGAGGCTAATCCTGAAGTGCACTCAAAGAAACATGCTGGCTTTGCATTCATGCCCCTAAAACCTTCACTCTCACAGCTCCTATAGGCAGCATCCACTGCTGGTCCTTTTCATTCCTCTTTTCTCTTCTATCTTCTTCCATTCCCACTTTACATTACAAGCTAGACCACACTACGCGCATAAATCCATGCCATCAAGTGCTTGCAATCAGCCTAGATTACAATTGTACTTTGTCCTCAGAAAATGGACCCAGGACATGATTGCAGTGCACTTATAGTAGATAGAGAGACATATTTGGTGTGGGCTATATAGACTGCTAGAGCTAGATTACAATATAAATAGCAGTTCATACGAGCGTGCGCGCATCCGTGTGCTCTGCTATGCTTGCTGTCAAGCGTCTGTGGTCACCTCTCATTCCAGTGAGTGCAGCAGCCCTGATGCTTTTCTATATCTCTGGCTATATATAAAGATCTTCTTCACCTTCTTTGGTCCACAAGCATACAACATAGATGCACTATCCATCGATCGGTGGACCAGCTAGTACCATTTTTGCCCCTCTCTTGTAGTAAGTTGAAAAGGTTGTGCGCTTGATTTCAGTTCAGAAGACATCAAGCTAGCTTGCTACCAGGCAGGAAGGTAGATGCTAGCAATGGAGCAGCACAACCATCAGGAGGAGTCGTGTGTTCCGCCGGGGTTCAGGTTCCACCCCACTGAGGAGGAGCTGGTGGGGTACTACCTGGCCAGGAAGGTGGCCGCCCAGAAGATCGACCTCGACATCATCCAGGAGGTTGATCTCTACAGGATCGAGCCTTGGGACCTCCAAGGTACTACTCATCTGAATTTTGAAAGTTGTTTTGTAGCttctactccatccattccaaaatacttgtcgtggttttagtAGTATTCTATTGAGGTGGTGATTCACGTTGAATATTAACAAAAATGGATGGTGCAGAAAAGTGCGGCGGCGGCAGGAGCGGACGGGGAGCACGTCAGATGGCGGAGGAGGAGCAGTCGTCGTCGGAGTGGTACTTCTTCAGCTTCAAGGACCGCAAGTACCCCAGCGGCACGCGCACCAACCGTGCCACGGCGGCCGGGTTCTGGAAGGCCACCGGCCGCGACAAGGCGGGGATGTCGTCGAGGAGCCGAGGGGTCATTGGCATGAGGAAAACGCTGGTGTTCTACAGGGGCCGTGCGCCTAATGGTAGGAAGACCGACTGGATCATCCATGAGTACCGCCTCCAGACAAATGAGCACGCGCCCACACAGGTTTTTCTTCagttcctcttcttcctcctcctgtTACACGCCTACACCTCTTCTTCTTGAGAATCTCGCGTTGATGATGaccatgatgatgatgatgcaggAGGAAGGTTGGGTGGTGTGCCGGGCGTTCCAGAAGCCGGCGCCGAACCAGAGGCCGTCCTACATCTTCCCGGCATACGCTGCAGCTCCAGGCCTCGGGGGCTACTACGACGCGCGGCCATGGCTGCACGGCCAAGGCGGCGACATCCATTACCTCCAGAGCACCGCAGGCGCTGCCAGTGCCGGCGGCGTCGAATTCCCTGGCCAGGGCATCCAGTACCCTGACGACGTGCTGGAGTCTAAGCAGAGTCTCTTCGGCAACATCCCGCAGCTGATCGAGAGCCCGCCGACGACCACCGCCGTTGCCGGTTGCGGCGACGCCGGCTACGACATCGTCCAGCAGGGACAGGCGGCGGC
This genomic stretch from Triticum urartu cultivar G1812 unplaced genomic scaffold, Tu2.1 TuUngrouped_contig_4868, whole genome shotgun sequence harbors:
- the LOC125528426 gene encoding NAC domain-containing protein 30-like, with translation MLAMEQHNHQEESCVPPGFRFHPTEEELVGYYLARKVAAQKIDLDIIQEVDLYRIEPWDLQEKCGGGRSGRGARQMAEEEQSSSEWYFFSFKDRKYPSGTRTNRATAAGFWKATGRDKAGMSSRSRGVIGMRKTLVFYRGRAPNGRKTDWIIHEYRLQTNEHAPTQEEGWVVCRAFQKPAPNQRPSYIFPAYAAAPGLGGYYDARPWLHGQGGDIHYLQSTAGAASAGGVEFPGQGIQYPDDVLESKQSLFGNIPQLIESPPTTTAVAGCGDAGYDIVQQGQAAAGIDWNFLDSLLSTSQLHLQQ